TCTGAAGAGGAAATGAAGTTTGATGAGTCTTGTGTAATGTGATGAGAAGCCCCTATATCTGGATACCAAGAAGGATCTGCAATAGTTCCTGGGGCTGCTATGTATGCTGTAGGATTATGGAATGATGGgggaggtggtggtggtggtgtggTGGCTGAATTCTGATTAGTTGTAGAAGAATTAGTATTTGTAGCATTTGAAAATTGTCCTGGTTGATTTTCTTAAAAGGTTTGTGACAGTGGAGGAATATTCTGATCAAAACGATTGAAACAATGCCAAGCAATGTGGCCAAAGCGTCCACAAATTTAGCATTGTGGCCTTGGTGAGGAATAAAAGGATCGGCCACCACTTTGTGACCTACCACCACGACCTCTTTGACCTCTAAAACCTCTGCCAGTATTAGGAATTGATGGAAAAGAGGATTGGGTGAAGTTAGCTTGTACCATACGGTTTGTAGATCTGCGAAACTTGTTCAGCATATCATCATAAGACATGATGATGGTTTCAACTTCACATAGACTGTATAATTCTAGTTTTGTATTGACTGTAGTGAGAATCATTTGATATTCTTCACTCAATCCTTCAAGAAGAGCTTCTTTGTGTTCTTCTGTGGTTAAAGAAAATCCTAGTGCAGCTAATGAATcagcaatattttttattttgaaaacataatCAGTGGGGCTTTGACCTTGTTTCTTGATGGCCTTGAGTTGAGCCTTTAGCTGCTTCACTCAAAATCTTGTTGATTCAGCAAAGTACTCCTCAATCATTCTCCAAATTTGATGACTAAGTGTGCATCAAACCATTTTGTTCTTGAACACAGGATCAATAGAAGCAAGCAACCGGGATTGAAGGTTATAATCATCGTGGAGCCACTGTTGATAGGTAACAGATTCAAGAAAATTTCGCTGATCTTCAGTGGAAGCATATTGAGGTGGAACACGATCTGGAAACAGGTGATCCTCTAATTTTTTACCTCTAATAGCTGCTAATGCCTGCTGTTCCCAAGTCTTGTGATTCTTTTCTCCAAGCTTGTCACTAATGGGGTTGAAAGGTCTCGAATTTAATAGATGTGATGGGAAAGAGAAATTGTTTGCAAGAACATTGTTGTTAGGGTTTGAATTTGCAGAATTGGAGGAATTTGAATTCCCAAGATTAGAGTTGACAGATGCATCTGTCATGATTGAAGAATCCAGAAGCTCTTGATACCATATAGAAACTCAAATGAGATTGTtttagagaagaagaaagaagaacagAGAACAAAAGACCATAAAGTTGAAACGTGTACAGAGAGGAAGAACTCTTCTTCACCAGAAAAAAACTAATCAACTATTATTTTTGAGTGCACTCAATACTTTGAGGAAGTCAATTACAAATCTCAACTAACCCACCAAGATAGGAGGTAAGGCTACTACTTATATTAAACAGGCTCAACAgaattttaacaataatttgTTATTCTCAACGGTAAACTCTAACTCTCTTTATATTGCAGACTCTATTTTTTCCACTGCTTAGCAAGACTGATCCTCAATACTTCTCCTCTCAATACAGTTGGTGTGTGTTGTGTTTATGAGAGGGTAATGggttatatatgttgggcttgggcctaACTTGAGTCTGATTCAACCCGTTAGTATTTTTATTCCGTTTAGTCCAACTTTGagccaaatttttaaaattaatgcccGGTTTTCGACTTTAGATATTTTCCTAATCTTTTctactgtttttaatttttctctcaCAGCCTCGAGCAGACTTAAATCGATTCGACCGGTTTAACTGCCAGTTCGCGATTTTACTCGATTTTTCACAGAAAATACATTTTCTAAAAATAcattttctaattaaaaaaaatccattaaattcaaaaatcatatttaaatcctcCAATTCTTATTCTAAATTATCAGATCTTATTTTGaacaatattaattatttaattagacAGTTAATTAATCTCAATTCTTACATATTTTAATTGCATTTGCTGATATTTTATTAGCTAAATAAGTAACCCTACAATAATCAGTATTAACTATTTAAATGAGAATGTGTAGGTATAAGAATTTATAATAACGAATTTTAAGACtaccaataacaaaacaaatGGGTCAACTATTATATAAGAATCCAGTAATAAACTCGCGCTTGATTTACACCCGCCATTGATAAACTTAAATTGGATATGCATCCGCACATAAAGCATGGCCAAAATGACTATGAACATTTCATAGGAAATAATTTAGCAAGtcataatttagaaattaatataaaatttatcttaGTAGTTAAATTACTTATAATTGtgttaatatataattttggAAGAATTTTAAGTATGTCTAAAATACTAATATTTCAGTCATTTTAACAATTGATTTTaactataatatatatattaattaaaatcaacgatAAATTATTAGAACATCAGTCTTCTAGgtacatttaaaaattttcttataattttttccGTTAAGATTACATCATGTCATAATTATGATAATAGTTTAAcacatttaattttaaaatagttgAACATTAAATATTTAGAACAGCTTTTCATAAAATTAAAGACAATCAAATCTAACATCTAATATCACTTCAAGCAACAATAGTAAATAACTAAATCTGAATACATTTATAATTATCACTTGTAACAAAggaattcatattttttttaaattaaatttccaACTATATGAACGAGATATATATATAGACTATTTACTCATTTTAGTCCTCTAACAGCGGACAAAATAATTTCTGACCCTTTTGTTCGAAAACTTTcccaatttttatcatatctcaCATAACCTTAACATTCatgctcttcttcttcattttcacagtcttctttttcatattttccTTCATCTTTTTCAGCTCCAAGATCAAGTTATGGTGTAACCGCCACACATGTCGCACCTACCTCAATATGTCATGGATCACGTACTTCCTAAATTTCTGTGACTGGTACACCCACTTCCTCCGCACTTCACCCACCAGAAGCATCCACTTCCACGTCCTCAATAACAGCATCACCTCCAACCCCGACAACGTCCACCacatcctcaagaccaagttcCATAACTACCCCAAGAGCATGCCTTTCTCCACTCTCCGACAAGCAATATAGATTGTTGGACATTAGGACATCATGAGAAGATTATTCTTCGATATcatatgcaaattctcatttgaAATGGACCCCGAGTGCTTCATTCCTTATCTTTCGGAGTCCAAGTTGGCAGACAGCTTCAACCTCGCATCCAAGCTATCAGTACAATGAGCAATATCGCCGTTGCCACTCATATGAAAACCGAAGCGATTACTGAACATTGGTTCGgagaagaagttgaaggaagCGATTGGAGTGGTGGACAATGTGGTCATGGAGATGATAGGGCAGAGAAGGAGGGAGATGGCGACAACAATGACGGGTCTTAACAAATCATACTTGCTGTCTAGCTTCATGGGATCCATCGAAGACTACAAGTACTTGAGAGACATAGTCATTAGTTTTCTgagtatgaattggttgagaacaagttgaagtttttttcttcttgtgaACATTGAAGTTGCAGAATGTGCATTGTGTAGCTTGAAGTTATAGTGTTAGACTGTTAGTGATATGATGAAAATTGGAAGAAAACAGTGTCGTTTCCAAACAAAGGAGgtcagggaccattttgtcccatgttagagttgtcagggactattttgtccCCCATTAGAGTTAACAGCGCAaaggacctaagtgactgaTGGAATCAATTATTAGAaaccaatcgagtaattaattttagttggggacTAAAGTATATAGTTCAAAATTCTTTTACGACCAAAATGGATAAATACtcatataaatatttaatcatatatagttaaattattaaaaataattaatataattgtgtattattaaaaaaagatgatactaaaagtattttatacggatttttttttaataaaaagcCAATTCATGtcttttgagatttttttttcattttaggaattaattttttttttcatatctatttaaataaaataggtgCTACCTATCGACTATATGCAAAAACGTGTGCGAAAAGCACCTCATTTTGTTGAAGTGTGAGTGTGTAGTGTTCAGCCCAAAGAGTAGAATTGAATTGGTTCAGTTTTCAAGTTTTCATCTTTGGAATTCACACAAACATGGCTGCTCTTCTTCCCTCTCCCTCTCACCTTCTGTCTCCTAACTCTTCCTCTCGTTTCCTGAGATTCAAGGTGCGCCTTTCTTCACCCTTTTGCATTTCTCTTTATGCTTTAAGCTTCCTATTctgttattatttatattattaaattaaagtGCAAAACCCATTGTTTCAGTTGCTGGTAGAGCTTCTTTTCTTACTATAGTGTTCATATTATCTTGTAATCTGAATGAAAGGTATTCCCTATGCATatttgagaaagaaaaaaggCTTAATTTTTACACTCTTGAATTCGGTCATTCTGTTGAAACAGTTTACAGTAATCAAATGATAAgtgtaaataattatttacatatattatttctttgtttgtttgtaATTGTGTATTATGGAATTAATCAAATCTTAAAAGTGCTGGTTATTATTTGGTTTGAACATTATGAATCTTTGACAAATTTTACACTCCGTTTAGAAATGATTTCTTTTTGCAGTTTAGGGTACAATTAGCTAAGGCATTCATAGGTTATAGTCTGCTGAATTGGCTTCATCTGCTGAAAACTCTTCTTTGTACTGTGGCAGGTTTCATCATGCTTCGTTCAAAAGAATTTAAGTATTAAGACATTTTCTGCTTCTTTCAAGACACGCCCAAAGATCTCGTGTGTTATGAATAATATGTCTGCACAGCAATCAGATGACCATGAGAAGATAAATTTGAACCAATTAACAGACAAGGCACAAAAGCTTTGGGACAGTTCACCCGAGCCGGTGAAGAAATTCCCGTGGAATAGAGCGTTGGACAACTTCATTCAACTCATTCTTGATCTCGTTTTGGCCGTAGTAAAATACCTAGCTGTACCTGTGTTCATAGTTTCCTCCATTAGTGAGTTATCTTACTGTGGACATGAAAGGAAGCTGGCTCTTGTTCCTATTCCATTTCTCTTCGGTGTTGCTGTTGCTGGGGTCCTTAAGAAGACTGCTTTAGAATTATCTCCACGACTAAGGGTAAAAATCATTGGTTATGTACCATTCTGTAATCTAGATATTAGATAGAATAGTTGAATGGAGCATTAAACTGTTTTATTTTCAGTAGATAGTTTTGTAATTCTGAAAAAACAGGTGTGATACTTGAGCTCCATAGAGCATTCTTTTTCcag
This sequence is a window from Arachis stenosperma cultivar V10309 chromosome 10, arast.V10309.gnm1.PFL2, whole genome shotgun sequence. Protein-coding genes within it:
- the LOC130956043 gene encoding uncharacterized protein LOC130956043, which produces MAALLPSPSHLLSPNSSSRFLRFKVSSCFVQKNLSIKTFSASFKTRPKISCVMNNMSAQQSDDHEKINLNQLTDKAQKLWDSSPEPVKKFPWNRALDNFIQLILDLVLAVVKYLAVPVFIVSSISELSYCGHERKLALVPIPFLFGVAVAGVLKKTALELSPRLRDAEVPWHLLGIAIFFTLTKLPGPYYPYWGRIIIPHFVNGVLLRTLWFAIMWYRRPQKAL